A DNA window from Rhineura floridana isolate rRhiFlo1 chromosome 11, rRhiFlo1.hap2, whole genome shotgun sequence contains the following coding sequences:
- the LOC133367719 gene encoding olfactory receptor 14I1-like, translating to MSNFTSVSTFLLQEFSDVRELQILYFFLFLALYLTTITGNLLIIASVALDHHLHTPMYFFLTNLAMMDIGTISVMIPKSLTNFIMNNWSISYSGCVAQVFFYIFFAASDLSLLTVMAHDRYVAICNPLQYETIMHRQACLQMAVIAWITGLLYAIVHTSGTFANTFCSNAVNQFFCEIPKLLKLSCSDFYLVEVGLLVAGCSIVTGCFIFIIITYMQIFSAVFRIPSIHGQKKALSTCLPHLTVVSILIFSGLFAYARPPTYSFDLDVVFAVIYTTVPPIFNPFVYSIRNKDIKSALWKLF from the coding sequence ATGAGCAATTTTACTTCCGTGTCTACCTTTCTCCTGCAGGAATTCTCGGACGTACGAGAACTACAGATCTTATACTTCTTTCTGTTTCTAGCATTGTACTTGACAACCATCACAGGAAATCTTCTCATCATTGCTTCAGTAGCCCTTGACCATCACCTTCATACACCAATGTACTTTTTCCTAACAAACTTGGCCATGATGGACATTGGCACTATTTCTGTCATGATACCCAAATCTCTGACCAATTTCATTATGAACAATTGGTCAATTTCTTATTCTGGGTGTGTAGCTCAAGTTTTCTTCTATATCTTCTTTGCAGCATCAGACCTTTCCCTTCTAACTGTAATGGCGCATGATCGCTATGTTGCCATCTGCAACCCATTACAATATGAGACAATTATGCACAGACAAGCCTGCCTTCAGATGGCAGTCATTGCATGGATTACTGGTCTTCTTTATGCCATAGTACATACTTCTGGCACCTTTGCCAACACCTTTTGTTCTAATGCTGTCaatcagttcttctgtgaaatcCCAAAGTTATTGAAGCTTTCCTGTTCTGACTTCTATTTAGTTGAAGTTGGGCTTCTTGTCGCAGGTTGTAGTATAGTAACAGGTTGTTTCATTTTCATCATCATAACATACATGCAGATATTTTCTGCAGTGTTCAGAATTCCCTCTATTCATGGTCAGAAAAAAGCCCTTTCCACTTGCCTTCCCCATCTCACTGTTGTCTCCATACTTATTTTCAGTGGACTCTTTGCCTATGCAAGGCCTCCTACTTATTCTTTTGATCTGGATGTAGTTTTTGCTGTGATATATACCACAGTTCCTCCTATATTCAATCCATTCGTCTATAGCATAAGAAACAAAGACATCAAGAGTGCTTTGTGGAAATTATTCTAA
- the LOC133366797 gene encoding olfactory receptor 14I1-like has product MSNFTSVSTFLLCEFSEVQELQILYFFLFLALYLTSITGNLLIIAAVALDHHLHTPMYFFLSNLAMMDIGSVSVIVPISMTNSVMNNWSISYSGCVAQVFFYIFFASSDFFLLTVMAHDRYVAICNPLQYETIMHKGACLQMSVIVWISSLLCAMLHTCGTFANTFCSNAVNQFFCEIPKLLKLSCSDFYLVEVGVIVLGSFMGLGCFIFIIITYIQIFSTVLRIPSAHGKKKAFSTCLPHLTVVSMFTFSGLFAYTRPPTNARSDLDIPFAMIYIIIPPMLNPFIYCMRNKELKTALWKFLHFGDSSQTIFRVL; this is encoded by the coding sequence ATGAGCAATTTTACTTCTGTGTCTACATTTCTTTTGTGCGAATTCTCGGAAGTACAAGAGCTACAAATCTTGTACTTCTTTCTGTTTCTAGCATTGTACTTGACATCCATAACTGGGAATCTTCTCATCATTGCTGCAGTAGCCTTAGACCACCACCTTCATACACCAATGTACTTTTTCCTATCAAACTTGGCCATGATGGACATTGGGTCTGTTTCTGTCATTGTACCCATATCTATGACCAATTCCGTTATGAACAATTGGTCAATTTCTTATTCTGGATGTGTAGCTCAAGTTTTCTTTTATATCTTCTTTGCATCATCAGATTTTTTCCTTCTAACTGTAATGGCACATGATCGCTATGTTGCCATTTGCAACCCATTACAATATGAGACAATAATGCATAAAGGAGCCTGCCTTCAAATGTCAGTCATTGTGTGGATTAGTAGTCTTCTTTGTGCCATGTTACATACTTGTGGAACCTTTGCAAACACCTTCTGTTCTAATGCTGTCAATCAATTCTTCTGTGAAATCCCAAAGTTACTGAAGCTCTCCTGCTCTGACTTTTATTTAGTTGAAGTTGGGGTTATTGTTCTAGGGAGTTTTATGGGACTAGGATGCTTCATTTTTATCATTATAACATACATTCAGATATTTTCTACAGTGCTCAGAATTCCTTCTGCTCATGGCAAGAAAAAAGCTTTCTCCACTTGCCTTCCCCACCTCACTGTTGTCTCGATGTTCACGTTCAGTGGATTGTTTGCCTATACAAGGCCTCCCACTAATGCTCGTTCTGATCTAGATATACCTTTTGCCATGATATACATCATTATTCCTCCTATGCTGAATCCGTTTATCTACTGCATGAGAAACAAAGAGCTAAAGACTGCTTTGTGGAAATTCTTACATTTTGGAGATTCTTCTCAAACGATAtttagagttctttga